The following coding sequences are from one Panicum hallii strain FIL2 chromosome 5, PHallii_v3.1, whole genome shotgun sequence window:
- the LOC112893907 gene encoding PHD finger protein ALFIN-LIKE 6 isoform X2, whose protein sequence is MDGGGSGAAPYAARTAEEVFRDYRARRAGMIKALTTDVDKFFKLCDPEKENLCLYGYPNETWEVTLPAEEVPPEIPEPALGINFARDGMNEKDWLALVAVHSDSWLLSVAFYFGARFGFDKEARRRLFSMINNMPTIFEVVTGSAKKQTKEKTLNSSSKSNKPSSKVSRAESRSKAKVPKDEEESGDDDGDEEAEEHDNTLCGTCGTNDGKDQFWICCDNCEKWYHGKCVKITPARAEHIKQYKCPDCTNKRARA, encoded by the exons aTGGACGGCGGGGGCTCCGGGGCGGCGCCGTACGCGGCGCGCACCGCGGAGGAGGTCTTCCGCGACTACCGCGCCCGTCGCGCCGGCATGATCAAGGCCCTCACCACCG ATGTGGACAAGTTCTTCAAGCTCTGCGACCCCG AAAAGGAGAACTTGTGCCTTTATGGGTATCCCAATGAGACGTGGGAGGTTACCTTGCCAGCTGAGGAAGTGCCCCCAGAGATCCCTGAGCCAGCATTAGGAATCAACTTTGCTAGGGATGGCATGAATGAGAAGGACTGGCTGGCGCTAGTTGCAGTTCACAGCGATTCCTGGTTACTGTCTGTTGCATTCTACTTTGGTGCCCGGTTTGGGTTTGACAAAGAAGCTAG GAGGCGACTCTTTAGCATGATAAACAACATGCCTACAATATTTGAGGTAGTGACAGGATCGGCCAAGAAGCAGACAAAGGAGAAGACGCTTAACAGTAGCAGCAAGAGCAACAAGCCTAGTTCAAAAGTG TCAAGAGCTGAGTCTCGTTCAAAGGCCAAGGTCCCCAAAGATGAAGAAGAGAGTGGCGATGATGATGGGGATGAGGAGGCAGAAGAGCACGACAACACCCTGTGTGGAACTTGCGGAACCAACGATGGCAAGGACCAGTTCTGGATCTGCTGTGATAACTGCGAGAAGTGGTACCATGGCAAGTGCGTCAAGATCACGCCTGCCCGAGCTGAGCATATCAAGCAGTACAAGTGCCCGGATTGCACCAACAAGAGGGCGAGGGCGTGA
- the LOC112893907 gene encoding PHD finger protein ALFIN-LIKE 6 isoform X1 — protein sequence MDGGGSGAAPYAARTAEEVFRDYRARRAGMIKALTTDVDKFFKLCDPEKENLCLYGYPNETWEVTLPAEEVPPEIPEPALGINFARDGMNEKDWLALVAVHSDSWLLSVAFYFGARFGFDKEARRRLFSMINNMPTIFEVVTGSAKKQTKEKTLNSSSKSNKPSSKVQSRAESRSKAKVPKDEEESGDDDGDEEAEEHDNTLCGTCGTNDGKDQFWICCDNCEKWYHGKCVKITPARAEHIKQYKCPDCTNKRARA from the exons aTGGACGGCGGGGGCTCCGGGGCGGCGCCGTACGCGGCGCGCACCGCGGAGGAGGTCTTCCGCGACTACCGCGCCCGTCGCGCCGGCATGATCAAGGCCCTCACCACCG ATGTGGACAAGTTCTTCAAGCTCTGCGACCCCG AAAAGGAGAACTTGTGCCTTTATGGGTATCCCAATGAGACGTGGGAGGTTACCTTGCCAGCTGAGGAAGTGCCCCCAGAGATCCCTGAGCCAGCATTAGGAATCAACTTTGCTAGGGATGGCATGAATGAGAAGGACTGGCTGGCGCTAGTTGCAGTTCACAGCGATTCCTGGTTACTGTCTGTTGCATTCTACTTTGGTGCCCGGTTTGGGTTTGACAAAGAAGCTAG GAGGCGACTCTTTAGCATGATAAACAACATGCCTACAATATTTGAGGTAGTGACAGGATCGGCCAAGAAGCAGACAAAGGAGAAGACGCTTAACAGTAGCAGCAAGAGCAACAAGCCTAGTTCAAAAGTG CAGTCAAGAGCTGAGTCTCGTTCAAAGGCCAAGGTCCCCAAAGATGAAGAAGAGAGTGGCGATGATGATGGGGATGAGGAGGCAGAAGAGCACGACAACACCCTGTGTGGAACTTGCGGAACCAACGATGGCAAGGACCAGTTCTGGATCTGCTGTGATAACTGCGAGAAGTGGTACCATGGCAAGTGCGTCAAGATCACGCCTGCCCGAGCTGAGCATATCAAGCAGTACAAGTGCCCGGATTGCACCAACAAGAGGGCGAGGGCGTGA
- the LOC112893056 gene encoding uncharacterized protein LOC112893056 isoform X1: MARALLLRVARYPPLPTPPPLSHSQPRLLPLPPLRRHAPSPHRFVPLALPASSVSTSSDAPSDGGGGRKGGEDDAGTGTGGCVDYLGMSDEELMEQCEMGTFKASGPGGQHRNKRESAVRLKHRPTGIIAQAVEDRSQHMNRASALSRLRTLIALKVRRPINLEDYTPPVELLQILPLKSTVRGKDVGPQIGPNNSKFSPGMQALLDLLFAVEGSVSDAAKLLGLSTGALSRLILSDDSLRTAANELRALKGLKPLR, encoded by the exons ATGGCTCGAGCGCTGCTCCTGCGAGTAGCCCGCTACCCGCCCCTCCCGACCCCACCCCCGCTCTCCCACTCCCAGCCGCGGCTCCTGCCGCTTCCGCCGCTCCGCCGACACGCGCCCTCCCCGCACCGCTTCGTTCCCCTCGCCCTCCCCGCCTCGTCCGTGTCCACCAGCTCGGATGCTCCCagcgacggcgggggcggccgcaAGGGGGGAGAGGATGACGCGGGGACCGGGACCGGCGGCTGCGTCGACTACTTGGGGATGAGCGACGAGGAGCTCATGGAGCAGTGCGAGATGGGCACGTTCAAGGCGTCCGGCCCCGGCGGCCAGCACCGCAACAAGCGTGAGTCCGCCGTCCGCCTGAAACACCGCCCCACCGGCATCATCGCCCAG GCTGTGGAGGATCGGTCACAACATATGAACCGGGCATCAGCTTTGTCTCGGCTTCGAACCCTCATTGCTCTTAAAG TTAGGAGGCCGATAAACCTTGAGGACTACACTCCACCAGTTGAGCTTCTTCAGATATTGCCCCTGAAGTCCACTGTTCGAGGAAAAGATGTTGGCCCACAAATTGGTCCAAATAACTCAAAATTTTCTCCA GGAATGCAAGCTTTATTAGATCTGCTGTTTGCTGTTGAAGGTTCTGTTTCAGATGCAGCAAAGCTTTTAGG CCTAAGCACTGGTGCTTTGTCAAGATTGATCCTGTCAGATGATTCTCTCCGAACAGCTGCAAATGAACTGCGAGCTTTGAAG GGACTGAAGCCTCTAAGATGA
- the LOC112893056 gene encoding uncharacterized protein LOC112893056 isoform X2: MARALLLRVARYPPLPTPPPLSHSQPRLLPLPPLRRHAPSPHRFVPLALPASSVSTSSDAPSDGGGGRKGGEDDAGTGTGGCVDYLGMSDEELMEQCEMGTFKASGPGGQHRNKRESAVRLKHRPTGIIAQAVEDRSQHMNRASALSRLRTLIALKVRRPINLEDYTPPVELLQILPLKSTVRGKDVGPQIGPNNSKFSPGMQALLDLLFAVEGSVSDAAKLLGYSGELLTAMQPKHWCFVKIDPVR, translated from the exons ATGGCTCGAGCGCTGCTCCTGCGAGTAGCCCGCTACCCGCCCCTCCCGACCCCACCCCCGCTCTCCCACTCCCAGCCGCGGCTCCTGCCGCTTCCGCCGCTCCGCCGACACGCGCCCTCCCCGCACCGCTTCGTTCCCCTCGCCCTCCCCGCCTCGTCCGTGTCCACCAGCTCGGATGCTCCCagcgacggcgggggcggccgcaAGGGGGGAGAGGATGACGCGGGGACCGGGACCGGCGGCTGCGTCGACTACTTGGGGATGAGCGACGAGGAGCTCATGGAGCAGTGCGAGATGGGCACGTTCAAGGCGTCCGGCCCCGGCGGCCAGCACCGCAACAAGCGTGAGTCCGCCGTCCGCCTGAAACACCGCCCCACCGGCATCATCGCCCAG GCTGTGGAGGATCGGTCACAACATATGAACCGGGCATCAGCTTTGTCTCGGCTTCGAACCCTCATTGCTCTTAAAG TTAGGAGGCCGATAAACCTTGAGGACTACACTCCACCAGTTGAGCTTCTTCAGATATTGCCCCTGAAGTCCACTGTTCGAGGAAAAGATGTTGGCCCACAAATTGGTCCAAATAACTCAAAATTTTCTCCA GGAATGCAAGCTTTATTAGATCTGCTGTTTGCTGTTGAAGGTTCTGTTTCAGATGCAGCAAAGCTTTTAGG ATATTCCGGTGAACTATTGACTGCAATGCAGCCTAAGCACTGGTGCTTTGTCAAGATTGATCCTGTCAGATGA